TGAATGCGCAGGATACGAAGATTGCAACTTCAAAAAACAAAGCTGTTGAGGTAACCGTACAACATACGAGTCCAACGGAGACAGGCACCCTTGACAGGCTGCAAAAGGAGACCGAAGATATTTCAGTTATGAAACCGGTTCTTTTCCTGGCAGCTATCATCGACAGCCGGCTTGCATTGAGAAGACTTGAAAGGGAATCAATTGCTACCGCTAAATCCCGGGAATCCGGATCAAGATAAAGCAGTAATTGATTGGGGTGAAGGCGGGAAAGGAAGAGCCCGCCTTCTTTTTCAAATCCCGTTTGTTTCGCCTCTACTTCAAAAAGGACAATTTTAGGAAATAGTTAATGTATAGTTAAAAAGCTTACTGATTTGTCCAATAGTTGTAACTTTTCCACGTTTTAATGCGTCTTTAACAAAAGCAATCTATGAAATCCTTCAAAACTCCTTTGCTTGCTGTTTTTTTCACTTTGGTCCTGGCACTTGTTGATCAGCAACTTTCAGTGATCCCTGCAAATGCCGTCGGCTCGCTACGCGTGAGAACTGTTCCTTCTTCTACTTCCACGGAACAAAAGAAAAAGGAAGTCACCACACCCGAAGCCACTCCAAAAACTCCTGAAAGTTCTAACACCAAATCATCTTCAGCACTTAACTGTAATGATGCTAATCAAATGAAGATGCGGCTGGCGGTACTTGATGGCGGAAGCCCTAAGTAAGAAATCACTTAAATTACTGCCCATAAAAAAAGTCCTCTTATTAAACGAGAGGACTTTTTTTTAGCGCATGCCTGTTGTCAACGAAGTACAAACAACTTTCAGTATTTAGGAAGCAGCACACGGTCAATTACGTGAATCACACCATTTGACTGCATTACATCATAAGTGCTGATGTTCGCTGTATTTCCGCCATCATCAGTGAGTGTAATGCTTACATCGCCGTTCATCATGGCAGTAAGCGTTCCGCCGCTCACAGTTTTTAATGTGGCTTTTCCTCCGCCTTTCCTGATCATTTCCCTGAGATCATTGTAGGTTATTTTCCCGGCAACCACATGATAAGTCAACACCTTCGTGAGTGTAGATTTGTTTTCTGCTTTTAACAATGTTTCAACGGTTCCTGCTGGCAAATTTTCAAATGCATCATTTGTGGGAGCAAAAACGGTAAAAGGACCTTTGCCTTTCAATGTTTCTACCAAACCTGCTGCTTTAACTGCTGCTACAAGTGTTGTGTGATCTTTTGAATTTACTGCATTGTCAACGATGTCTTTACTGGGATACATGGCTTCTCCTCCAACCATTGGCATCATGGGCTGTGCGAATGAAAGTGTAGAAGTAAATACAACGCTCATGAGCGCTAAAGCGAATACTGCAATTTTGTTTTTCATAAAAATTTTGTTTTTGATTGTTGATTTTTTATTTGTGCGGATAATTACGCAACAATACACCGTGTCGGTTTTCTCCGGTCAAAAACTATATTTATACAAATCGCAAATCCAAATCAACCATAGCTTACGTAGCAGATAAACTGCAGTTTGAAATAATTTCTTTTCGGTTGTATAAAACAAAAAAGGTTGATCCGGATGGATCAACCTTTTTATATTTAATATGCTGCCGATGCTCGGTTAAAAACATCGGTTGGACGTTATATTTATTCAAAAAGTAATTTGCCCTGAATTTCTTTCTTGTCCAAACCGATTTTAACGAGATACAAACCATTGGATAATCCTTCACGGCTTACATTTACTTCAGTAGTGCTGATTCCTTTTATTTCGCTCACAAGTCTGCCTGTCATGTCAAACAATTGAACGTACTTTATTTTTTGCTTCGGATCCTCTAAGCGCAACGTAAAGGAAGTAACAGCAGGGTTAGGAAACATCTTAACATCTGAGGCAAAAATATCAGGCGTTTGAACGCTGCTGATAAAGCCAGGAAGCTGCATTGACTGAACAACTCTTGGTGCAAGATATCCCTGTATAGAATCAATATAAGCCAATCCTTTGGCTTTAGACCCATCCGGATTGGTGAGAAATGCATTTTGATAAATCACTGCTACGTTGGCAGCGGGAACTCCATAAGCAGGTGCAACAGTTTGCAAGGCCACGGAATCCCACCATTCCCACGGGCCAGCCTGCCCATGAAAAGGGTCACCTGGAATTACAATCGATGGATCAGGTAAAATAAATGGAAACAAACCTTCAAAGCCTTCATTTACCTGGTTGGCACGGGTAGTATAAGGATCGTTGTAAGGAATATTGAACACATCATTATTTCCAAATTGATTGGAAAGACGAACCACTTCGCGGCTACCACTTACATACACTACAAACTGACCTGTTGTCGGCACTATTACGTTTCCATTTCCATAAGGAGCAAACGGATCGTTGGTAACATGAAAACAAACGATGGGCATATCACCATCTTCCAGCCAACTGGAATCACCAATAGCTCCGCCCATGTTCACTACCATATTCACATCATTTCCATATTGTGGCCAGTTATCCTGATTGAATCCGGCCAATCCGCCTAATCCATCAAAATCACCCCATAATGCCTGATTTACATAAGGCTGACCTGCTACAAATCCATAGGTAAGATCTGTTTCAGCAGCAATAAATTTCAGCAATTGAATTTCAGCAGTTTTATCAAGCGTAGCATATGCCAAGGTAACGTAACCACCGGAACCCTGACCAACCAGCATTATTCTGTTCGTATCAATCTTAAAAGTATTACCCTGCACTTTTGCATCCATTTTAAAATAACGTACGCACGTTTTAGCATCCTGAATCGAACGATACACTGCCATCAGCAAGGTGCCGGTGCGAATATCCTGAGTAGCACCCACCGGATTCCATCCAAGCCGGTAATCCATGGAAGCAGATACATAACCACGGCGGGCAAATTGCTTGCACATTTCTACGGTAGCACTATCGTGACGGTCACCTGTAGCAGTTCCATTGATCAGCAATGGCAGAAAACTTCCTGTATGAAGGTATATCACCAAAGGACGTAATTGCGCAGTGTCACCTTGCGGTTGATACACATCCATCACCAATGGCTGCAAGGCAGGCACACCTGTTAATACACCGTAGTTTTGTCCGTAAACTACAGGACCGGTGAAAGTGGTGGAGGTAAATATTTCATCAAAGTAACGTTGCGCAGAGACTGTTTGCGCAAACAGCACAAACATGAAAAGTGTTGCAATAGATAGTAGTGTTTTTTTCATAATGAGACCATTTAAAAATTTTGTGATTTATTTTGAATCATCTAATGTAGGAGTATTTTGAATAGGATTTGCAAAACCAGCTTCAAAAAATAATCTTCAATAAGTTGAAATTATATTTTTCAAAGAATTAGAAATGAAACACGTTGAGATCATTCAATTATAAAAAGGGTAAAAAATGATATGGAGACAGAAATGAATTACTCAATCATATCATTTTTTCAGACAGGTCATTTTATTTTGAACTGAAAGCCGGTATCATTAGCTGAAACAAAAATCCAGACGCTCAATAAACTGTATTGCTAATCAAGTTTTTCCCAACCTGTATAAGGAATCAAGGCCGCCGGCATCTTTATTCCATCTGCCGTTTGATTGTTTTCCAATAAGGAAGCTACAATGCGTGGTAAAGCAAGTGCACTGCCATTAAGTGTGTGCGCCAATTGAATTTTACCTTCTTTATCCTTAACCCGCAACTTCATACGGTTGGATTGAAAAGTTTCGAAATTAGAAACGCTGCTCACTTCGAGCCATTTTTTTTGCGCGGCGCAATAAACTTCAAAATCATAAGTAAGGGCAGAAGCAAAACTCATGTCGCCTCCACACAATCTTAAAATGCGGTAAGGCAACTCTAATTTTTTTATCAGACCCTCCACGTGGCTCACCATCTCATCTAAAGCAGCATAAGAAGTTTCCGGATGATTGATACGGACGATTTCCACCTTATCAAACTGATGCAACCGGTTCAGACCGCGTACATCTTTACCGTAGGAACCTGCTTCGCGACGGAAACATTGTGAATAAGCAGTCATCTTAATGGGCAACTGTTCTTCTTTCACCATCATGTCACGATAGATATTAGTAACAGGCACTTCCGCTGTGGGAATCAGGTAAAATCCGTCTTCACTCGCAAAGTACATTTGCCCGTCTTTATCAGGCAATTGTCCGGTAGCAAATCCGGTTTCTGCATTTACTAATAACGGAGGTTGATATTCTATATAGCCTGCGGCGATCGCATTATCCAGGAAAAATGAAATCAAGGCACGTTGCAATTTTGCGCCTTTACCTTTATAAAAAGGAAAGCCCGCTCCTGTTACTTTGTTGCCGGTTTCAAAATCGATGATGTCGTATTTTGAGGTGAGTTCCCAGTGTGGTTTTGCATTTTCAGGCAACAAGGGCATTGCACCACCTTCACGAACTACCACATTGTCTTCAGGCGTTCTTCCTTCCGGCACCAAATCATTGGGTAAATTGGGAAGACGAACAAGCAATTGCTGAAGCTCCTCTTCATGTGCTTTCAGCTTTTCTTCCAGCTTCTTTGCTTCATCACGATATTGAATAGACTGACTTCGCTTTTCTTCTGCCGCTTCTTTTTTCCCTTGCGCAAATAATTGCCCTATTTCTTTTGACAATGCATTGGATTGTGAAAGCAATTGATCTAACTGTGCCTGGGTTTGCCTGCGATCAGCATCTATAGATATAATTTTTTCAATGCTTTCTTTTGCATCGAAATGCTTTTTGGCAAGACGTGTGACAGCGGTTTCTGTATTGCTTCTGAGATATTGAAGGGTAAGCATGAATTAAAATTTTCGTAAAGATAGCACTAGGAGGTTAAGATGGAATTGATGCTTGCTGAAATCGTGTTGTGAGTGCTGATTGTATTTCCCTTCGAAAACTCAGGGAACATTATTTTCTGAGCTTGTCCAATGGTGGTTATAAGACGTCGCACCGAGATATCATTCCACGCTCTTCCAGAATTATTATTCGTTCAAATGATTTTAGCTTTGAATTCAGACATACTGTTAATTATTTGCTATGGACGGCAGTATTTTGCCATTAACGCTGATCAGTTTATCCAATCGGATCACCAGGTTATTTTCCAGTTGCATAAATTCTGCTTTGTTTTCAATGAAGAACGTTTTGATTATTCCTGTTGAAATTATCCGGACTCCAATCTCATTCCTATACAGTATTTCAATATTCTTTTTTGATGTGGCCAGTGCTTCCAGTTCATCATAAAAATTACAATTGATAGGCGAATAGCTTGGTTCTTTCCAATCAGGATTTTCTATTTCAAACCATAATCCGGGATGCTCATCAAATTTCATTTCCCTCACGAAATGCATCCCGCAATGCTCCAGCACTTTAACTGAAGCAATATTACCAGCCATCACCCTGCCGATGATGCGTTTATAATGCAATTGATGAAAACCGTAATCTACACAAGCTTTTGCTGCTTCGCTTCCAATGCCCTGTCCCCAGAATTTTCTTGAAAAACGATACCCCAGATCCACTTCACCGGTTTCACTCAAGTCTTGCTGAAATTTTAATCCGCACCAACCTGTAAATTCATTGCTTGCTTTTAAAATCACGGCCCAGCGGCCAACTCCATATTTTTTGTACTGATCATAATTGAGTAGAAAGTTTTTTGCGGCATTTACGCTGGCAAATGCACCATCACCCACATACTTTACCACTTCCGGATCATTGTTGAGGTCGAAGAAATTTTGATAGTCATCTTGTGAAAGTTCACGAAGTAAGAGGCGTGGTGTTTCGAGGATGAATTTCATGGCTTTCAGTGAAGCTGTCACGACTGATGGTGAATAGTTAAATTGCTAAATGGTTAAATGGTTGCGGCGAAGCCGGAGCGGTTGAAACATTGCCATCTCTGCTTAACAGGAATTTCCACCGGCTTTGCCCAACAGTTTAGCAATTAAACAATGCATCAATTGCTCCTTCAAAGCGACGCTCCAAATCCTGATTCCTAATTCTCCCTGATTTCCTCACACAATTCTACCAATACACCATGCGAATTTTTAGGATGCACGAAGCAGACCCATTTGTTATCGGCACCACGTTTGGGTTCTTCATTCAGCAAAACAAAACCTTCAGATTTAAGCCGGCTCATTTCTTCGCGAATATTGCTCACCGCATAAGCGATGTGGTGAATGCCTTCACCTTTCCTTTCAATAAATTTTGCAATCACTCCGTTCGGATCACTGGATTCAAGCAATTCAATTTTGTTCGTACCTACCAGGAAAAAAGAGGTGGTAACATGCTCGCTACCCACCACTTCCGTTTTGTACTGCGCCACACCAAGCAATTTCCGGTAGGTTTCATTGGCAGTTGCAAGGTCTTTCACTGCGATGCCGATATGCTCTATTTTTTCCATGAAAAAGAAGTGTTTACTGTAAACTTTTTGCCTAAATTTGCGTTTAGATTAATTCTAAATAAAGAAAATCTACTGCGCGAAATTTATGTTAAAACTACCGATTTACCTCGATAACAGTGCAACTACTCCGGTTGATCCGCGTGTGCTGGACATCATGATTCCTTATTTCACTGAGAAATTCGGGAACGCTGCAAGCCGCAGTCATCCATTTGGCTGGACTGGTGAAGAAGCCGTAGATTATGCGCGCGAGCAGGTAGCCAAGCTGATAAACGCGGATCCTAAAGAAATCATTTTTACTTCAGGAGCTACAGAGTCAAACAACCTTGCTTTAAAGGGTGTTTTTGAAATGTATGCTACTAAAGGAAACCATATCATTACTGTTACCACTGAGCATAAAGCCATCCTTGATACGTGCAAGCATATTGAAAAGCTGGGTGGTCAGGTAACCTATTTGCAGGTGAATGATCAGGGAGAGATTGATTTGAATGCATTGGAAGCAGCTATTACCGATAAAACTATTCTGATTTCAATTATGTATGCCAACAATGAGATTGGCGTCATTCATCCTGTCCGGGAAATTGCTGCTATCGCGAAAAAACATGGCGTGCTGTTTCATTCCGATGCCACGCAGGCTGTTGGGAAAGTACCAATAGATGTGCAGGAAGACGGCATTCACCTGATGTCATTTACTGCACATAAAATGTACGGACCGAAAGGCATTGGAGCTTTGTATGTTCGTCGCAAGAATCCCCGTGTGAAAGTAACCGCTCAGATGGATGGTGGCGGACATGAACGCGCTATGCGTTCTGGCACGATGAATGTGCCTGGTATTGTGGGTTTTGGTGCGGCGTGTGAAATCTGCATGAAAGAAATGGAAGGTGAATCAGTAAGGCTTTCTAAGTTGCGTGATAAGCTGGAAAATGCGTTGTTGAAATTAGAAGAAGCCTATGTAAACGGAAATCCCGCACACAGACTTCCTCACATCGCCAACATTTCTTTTAAGTATGTGGAAGGTGAAGGATTGATGATGGCGTTTAATAAAGACATTGCTGTTTCATCCGGCAGTGCCTGCACTTCAGCATCACTTGAACCATCTTATGTTTTGAAAGCGCTTGGATTAGGTGATGATCTTGCTCATTCATCGATTCGATTTTCGCTGGGAAGATTTACTACGGAAGAGCAGGTTGACTACACTATTCAACGTTTGACAGATGCAGTAAATAAATTGCGTGAATTAAGTCCGCTGTGGGAAATGTTTAAGGAAGGAATTGATGTAAACAAAATTGAGTGGGCAGCGCATTAAACTTTAAATTTTTTATCAACGACTAACAACTATTAACTATTCATCATTAACTAACCATCAATCTCATGGCATACTCAGAAAAAGTGCTGGAACATTACGAGCATCCTAAAAATGTAGGAACACTCGATAAGAACAAGAACACAGTAGGAACCGGATTGGTAGGTGCACCTGAATGCGGTGATGTGATGCGTTTGCAGATTGAAGTAGATCCTGAAACACAAACCATTATTGACGCAAAATTCAAAACCTTCGGTTGTGGTTCTGCCATTGCCTCTTCTTCTTTAGCAACAGAATGGCTGAAAGGAAGATCACTGGACGATGCAGCCACACTCGATAATATGGACATTGTAGAAGAGCTTGCATTGCCTCCTGTTAAAATCCATTGTTCGGTATTAGCTGAAGATGCAGTGAAAGCGGCGATCAACGATTACCGTGTGAAGAACGGAATGGAACCGATTAAGCTGAAAGAAAGTGTGGTGCATTAGTCTGAAAAAAGACGTAAGACGTGAGACGTAAGACGTAAGACTTGAAGACATGTTATCTGTCTTACGTCCCTTAGTCTTCAGTCTCATAGTCTTTAGTCCTTAAGTCTTTAATCCTTTTCAACATGATTACTGTAAGCGAAAAAGCA
The genomic region above belongs to Chitinophagaceae bacterium and contains:
- a CDS encoding GNAT family N-acetyltransferase: MKFILETPRLLLRELSQDDYQNFFDLNNDPEVVKYVGDGAFASVNAAKNFLLNYDQYKKYGVGRWAVILKASNEFTGWCGLKFQQDLSETGEVDLGYRFSRKFWGQGIGSEAAKACVDYGFHQLHYKRIIGRVMAGNIASVKVLEHCGMHFVREMKFDEHPGLWFEIENPDWKEPSYSPINCNFYDELEALATSKKNIEILYRNEIGVRIISTGIIKTFFIENKAEFMQLENNLVIRLDKLISVNGKILPSIANN
- a CDS encoding IscS subfamily cysteine desulfurase, whose product is MLKLPIYLDNSATTPVDPRVLDIMIPYFTEKFGNAASRSHPFGWTGEEAVDYAREQVAKLINADPKEIIFTSGATESNNLALKGVFEMYATKGNHIITVTTEHKAILDTCKHIEKLGGQVTYLQVNDQGEIDLNALEAAITDKTILISIMYANNEIGVIHPVREIAAIAKKHGVLFHSDATQAVGKVPIDVQEDGIHLMSFTAHKMYGPKGIGALYVRRKNPRVKVTAQMDGGGHERAMRSGTMNVPGIVGFGAACEICMKEMEGESVRLSKLRDKLENALLKLEEAYVNGNPAHRLPHIANISFKYVEGEGLMMAFNKDIAVSSGSACTSASLEPSYVLKALGLGDDLAHSSIRFSLGRFTTEEQVDYTIQRLTDAVNKLRELSPLWEMFKEGIDVNKIEWAAH
- the mce gene encoding methylmalonyl-CoA epimerase, which gives rise to MEKIEHIGIAVKDLATANETYRKLLGVAQYKTEVVGSEHVTTSFFLVGTNKIELLESSDPNGVIAKFIERKGEGIHHIAYAVSNIREEMSRLKSEGFVLLNEEPKRGADNKWVCFVHPKNSHGVLVELCEEIREN
- a CDS encoding fasciclin domain-containing protein; the protein is MKNKIAVFALALMSVVFTSTLSFAQPMMPMVGGEAMYPSKDIVDNAVNSKDHTTLVAAVKAAGLVETLKGKGPFTVFAPTNDAFENLPAGTVETLLKAENKSTLTKVLTYHVVAGKITYNDLREMIRKGGGKATLKTVSGGTLTAMMNGDVSITLTDDGGNTANISTYDVMQSNGVIHVIDRVLLPKY
- the serS gene encoding serine--tRNA ligase, which produces MLTLQYLRSNTETAVTRLAKKHFDAKESIEKIISIDADRRQTQAQLDQLLSQSNALSKEIGQLFAQGKKEAAEEKRSQSIQYRDEAKKLEEKLKAHEEELQQLLVRLPNLPNDLVPEGRTPEDNVVVREGGAMPLLPENAKPHWELTSKYDIIDFETGNKVTGAGFPFYKGKGAKLQRALISFFLDNAIAAGYIEYQPPLLVNAETGFATGQLPDKDGQMYFASEDGFYLIPTAEVPVTNIYRDMMVKEEQLPIKMTAYSQCFRREAGSYGKDVRGLNRLHQFDKVEIVRINHPETSYAALDEMVSHVEGLIKKLELPYRILRLCGGDMSFASALTYDFEVYCAAQKKWLEVSSVSNFETFQSNRMKLRVKDKEGKIQLAHTLNGSALALPRIVASLLENNQTADGIKMPAALIPYTGWEKLD
- a CDS encoding T9SS type A sorting domain-containing protein, whose protein sequence is MKKTLLSIATLFMFVLFAQTVSAQRYFDEIFTSTTFTGPVVYGQNYGVLTGVPALQPLVMDVYQPQGDTAQLRPLVIYLHTGSFLPLLINGTATGDRHDSATVEMCKQFARRGYVSASMDYRLGWNPVGATQDIRTGTLLMAVYRSIQDAKTCVRYFKMDAKVQGNTFKIDTNRIMLVGQGSGGYVTLAYATLDKTAEIQLLKFIAAETDLTYGFVAGQPYVNQALWGDFDGLGGLAGFNQDNWPQYGNDVNMVVNMGGAIGDSSWLEDGDMPIVCFHVTNDPFAPYGNGNVIVPTTGQFVVYVSGSREVVRLSNQFGNNDVFNIPYNDPYTTRANQVNEGFEGLFPFILPDPSIVIPGDPFHGQAGPWEWWDSVALQTVAPAYGVPAANVAVIYQNAFLTNPDGSKAKGLAYIDSIQGYLAPRVVQSMQLPGFISSVQTPDIFASDVKMFPNPAVTSFTLRLEDPKQKIKYVQLFDMTGRLVSEIKGISTTEVNVSREGLSNGLYLVKIGLDKKEIQGKLLFE
- the iscU gene encoding Fe-S cluster assembly scaffold IscU, translated to MAYSEKVLEHYEHPKNVGTLDKNKNTVGTGLVGAPECGDVMRLQIEVDPETQTIIDAKFKTFGCGSAIASSSLATEWLKGRSLDDAATLDNMDIVEELALPPVKIHCSVLAEDAVKAAINDYRVKNGMEPIKLKESVVH